Below is a genomic region from Triticum aestivum cultivar Chinese Spring unplaced genomic scaffold, IWGSC CS RefSeq v2.1 scaffold9766, whole genome shotgun sequence.
ATGATACAGATCATGCTTTTCCACCacattctcccctgccagcgccgggCTTCCCCTATGTGGGAATTCAAGCCGGAGGATCCGCGGACGCGACAACACTTCTTTGACACTACACACGAAGGGATGTGGAAGCTGCTTTTTAAGGCACGGAAGAGCAGCTGACCCATGGAAACCGAAGACATCGACATCAACCTCGCGTATCCGGCCTCTCCAGTAAGTGTTCAGTTTCTCCGAAGACATATCTAGTTACATGTTTACACACATATTCGGTCTATGCTGGACTCATCAACCCATCTTTTGTTGCAGGGTTGGACCAAGAAgtcggagcggatcaagtgtctggCTCTGTTGCCCGAAAACCTAGTTACTCCTCAGCTGGAgaagatgctagttccggcgccttatcagccaccggagaagaaggccaagaagaagagcaaggggcCCAAGAACGGGCCCTGCTGCAAGGCCCCTCCGGCTACAGTGTCCGGAGAGGTCGAGCCCGTCTCCTCTTGCgaggaagatgaagacgaagaagaggaggaggaggatgaggaggaggtggagagcgaCTCCCCTCTCAGGACGAGGAGGGGGAAAGGACAGCCCCTGGGGCCTAGAACGGGTGACACCGAAGAAAGGGCGAGTGGTCCTCTCGGACAGTTCGGACACAGAGTCCAAACACAGTCTGGGGCGGGCccaaagggagaagcccctggTCGAGACGTAAGTTTTAGAGACTCACTCGTTCAATTATTTTAATCTAACTTCGTCATGCTCATCCTCCTTTATACTTTTCAGCCCTACACGCGAGATCCCGATCCCCTCTTCTTCGACGGGGAACTCTTTAGCCACCGGGAAGGCAGAGAGTGATGGACCATCTCGCGCCCTTTCTCCTCccgccatggaggacaccgaggtgtcatcccaaaggccATCTCCTGGTCAAGGATGGGTGGACGAGACACTCCGAAAGTCGCCCGAGGACAACACCTCGGGCGTTGCAGAGCGGGGCACGGAGATCCCCACAACCATTGAGGGTGAAGGATTTCAGCAGTCCGGACCCTCGCCGAACACCGTCCCGGAGACCAGTACGGcaccatgatgaggacatcaataccattgttacaccNNNNNNNNNNNNNNNNNNNNNNNNNNNNNNNNNNNNNNNNNNNNNNNNNNNNNNNNNNNNNNNNNNNNNNNNNNNNNNNNNNNNNNNNNNNNNNNNNNNNNNNNNNNNNNNNNNNNNNNNNNNNNNNNNNNNNNNNNNNNNNNNNNNNNNNNNNNNNNNNNNNNNNNNACaccccctgctgctatacatactggaccaattactagagctggcgcacgccaactaaattaccaggtactttcgtttcttggtaatgattctaatgttcatgagaatatgatgctgcctaaattggatacatttgttttgcttacaaatgaagggcctagcttggagaaggatgcacattggagcaagaacaagcatggagatgatggcatgcacaaggggaacaagaacggagttacaagtgatgatttcagggctttgaagccaccataacgagtgcatgaagccttggacgaaatatacaagatgccacttcataaatttcgtccagaggctattctaggtgctgcgtcaccttgtTATCGGGCCAGGCCCatttaatttcgaaatacataagtataggctatatttagagtctgtatgtgtggggaaacaagagatagggttggtttcggacccctccaccaagagCCACGACCCCCCCCCCNNNNNNNNNNNNNNNNNNNNNNNNNNNNNNNNNNNNNNNNNNNNNNNNNNNNNNNNNNNNNNNNNNNNNNNNNNNNNNNNNNNNNNNNNNNNNNNNNNNNNNNNNNNNNNNNNNNNNNNNNNNNNNNNNNNNNNNNNNNNNNNNNNNNNNNNNNNNNNNNNNNNNNNNNNNNNNNNNNNNNNNNNNNNNNNNNNNNNNNNNNNNNNNNNNNNNNNNNNNNNNNNNNNNNNNNNNNNNNNNNNNNNNNNNNNNNNNNNNNNNNNNNNNNNNNNNNNNNNNNNNNNNNNNNNNNNNNNNNNNNNNNNNNNNNNNNNNNNNNNNNNNNNNNNNNNNNNNNNNNNNNNNNNNNNNNNNNNNNNNNNNNNNNNNNNNNNNNNNNNNNNNNNNNNNNNNNNNNNNNNNNNNNNNNNNNNNNNNNNNNNNNNNNNNNNNNNNNNNNNNNNNNNNNNNNNNNNNNNNNNNNNNNNNNNNNNNNNNNNNNNNNNNNNNNNNNNNNNNNNNNNNNNNNNNNNNNNNNNNNNNNNNNNNNNNNNNNNNNNNNNNNNNNNNNNNNNNNNNNNNNNNNNNNNNNNNNNNNNNNNNNNNNNNNNNNNNNNNNNNNNNNNNNNNNNNNNNNNNNNNNNNNNNNNNNNNNNNNNNNNNNNNNNNNNNNNNNNNNNNNNNNNNNNNNNNNNNNNNNNNNNNNNNNNNNNNNNNNNNNNNNNNNNNNNNNNNNNNNNNNNNNNNNNNNNNNNNNNNNNNNNNNNNNNNNNNNNNNNNNNNNNNNNNNNNNNNNNNNNNNNNNNNNNNNNNNNNNNNNNNNNNNNNNNNNNNNNNNNNNNNNNNNNNNNNNNNNNNNNNNNNNNNNNNNNNNNNNNNNNNNNNNNNNNNNNNNNNNNNNNNNNNNNNNNNNNNNNNNNNNN
It encodes:
- the LOC123172764 gene encoding phospholipid phosphatase-related protein type 3-like, which translates into the protein METEDIDINLAYPASPGWTKKSERIKCLALLPENLVTPQLEKMLVPAPYQPPEKKAKKKSKGPKNGPCCKAPPATVSGEVEPVSSCEEDEDEEEEEEDEEEVESDSPLRTRRGKGQPLGPRTGDTEERASGPLGQFGHRVQTQSGAGPKGEAPGRDPYTRDPDPLFFDGELFSHREGRE